From a single Hevea brasiliensis isolate MT/VB/25A 57/8 unplaced genomic scaffold, ASM3005281v1 Scaf1, whole genome shotgun sequence genomic region:
- the LOC110662389 gene encoding zinc finger protein CONSTANS-LIKE 14, whose protein sequence is MLVMRVCRSTMSSPLSITFSSHSDPHHFSFYIISAFNFLLLSTYSRVWLNLLFNWLVMEDSLCSESTMSFFIQPCDFCNSNVAVLYCKADSAKLCLLCDHQVHCANALSLKHLRSLICDNCGAEPASVHCSKDNLVLCQHCDASSSVSSSLYSRTPIEGFMGCPSAIELASILELDLNPKIFTNSDIGYPLYEQNMVNLHDLVVPSGSFSVFLCTEKCRREMHQQLIELGKRENMRVNGDAEELGPETPPSRCEQLGNSESLEMENVDEEELLNQQMPLTSLLMLPNQEDARESDGVAEGDLLWDCSPTYQAAQIWDFQLGTTRDGAEPGPEEAGYDAKDPGFRIKNYRNLTKEAAFFNARKLLEDTNELSCSAPCEDILSRDSCSNKQLSRHTARTGETESTSLIESSSESILEEAKTCYSPRHAKVVERPRLGWFGTADRVRPKVDTELLAQNRCIAILRYKEKKKTRRFDNRVRYESRKAMADSRKRVKGRFVKASENC, encoded by the exons ATGCTTGTCATGCGTGTCTGCAGGAGTACTATGTCCTCACCTCTATCCATCACTTTCTCTTCACACTCAGACCCTCACCATTTCAGTTTCTACATTATCTCCGCCTTCAATTTCCTTCTCTTATCCACTTACTCCAGGGTTTGGCTTAATTTGTTGTTTAACTGGCTGGTAATGGAGGATTCTTTATGTTCTGAATcaacaatgtctttcttcatacaacCGTGTGATTTTTGCAACTCTAATGTTGCGGTTTTGTACTGTAAGGCTGACTCTGCGAAGCTCTGTTTGCTTTGTGACCACCAGGTTCACTGTGCCAATGCTCTGTCTCTCAAGCACCTCAGGTCACTCATCTGTGACAATTGTGGGGCTGAACCAGCCTCAGTTCACTGCTCAAAGGATAATCTTGTTCTCTGCCAACATTGTGATGCTAGCTCCTCTGTTTCATCTTCTCTTTACAGTCGAACTCCTATTGAGGGCTTCATGGGATGCCCTTCAGCGATTGAGCTCGCTTCTATATTAGAGCTTGATTTGAATCCGAAAATTTTTACGAATTCAGATATTGGGTATCCTTTGTATGAGCAAAATATGGTAAATTTGCATGATTTGGTGGTTCCAAGTGGTAGTTTTTCAGTTTTCTTGTGCACTGAGAAGTGTAGGCGAGAAATGCATCAGCAATTGATCGAGTTGGGCAAGAGGGAAAATATGAGAGTGAATGGAGATGCAGAAGAACTGGGGCCTGAGACGCCGCCAAGTAGATGCGAACAGCTGGGGAATTCGGAGAGTCTCGAAATGGAGAATGTAGATGAGGAAGAATTGCTTAACCAGCAAATGCCACTTACTTCTTTGCTTATGTTGCCAAATCAGGAAGATGCAAGAGAGAGTGATGGCGTAGCTGAGGGAGATCTTTTGTGGGATTGTAGTCCAACATATCAGGCAGCTCAG ATATGGGATTTTCAACTTGGAACGACAAGAGATGGTGCAGAACCTGGTCCAGAAGAAGCGGGATATGATGCAAAGGATCCCGgtttcaggatcaagaattatCGCAACCTTACAAAAGAAGCTGCCTTCTTCAATGCAAGAAAATTGTTGGAAGACACAAATGAACTGAGTTGCTCTGCACCATGTGAGGATATACTATCAAGAGAT AGTTGCTCTAATAAACAATTGTCAAGGCACACAGCAAGAACAGGAGAAACTGAAAGTACATCCCTAATTGAATCATCATCAGAATCCATACTAGAGGAGGCCAAAACATGCTATAGCCCCAGACATGCAAAGGTAGTGGAGAGGCCTCGTCTGGGTTGGTTTGGAACTGCAGATAGGGTGAGACCAAAGGTGGACACGGAACTTCTTGCACAGAACAGATGCATTGCCATTTTACGCTACAAGGAGAAGAAGAAAACTCGAAG ATTCGATAATCGTGTCCGTTATGAATCAAGGAAGGCTATGGCTGATTCGAGGAAACGAGTGAAAGGGCGCTTTGTGAAGGCAAGTGAAAATTGCTGA